The following proteins are co-located in the Triticum aestivum cultivar Chinese Spring chromosome 1A, IWGSC CS RefSeq v2.1, whole genome shotgun sequence genome:
- the LOC123059667 gene encoding CTD nuclear envelope phosphatase 1 homolog, giving the protein MAAATEVYSPTPAAEHRGQAAWWAVVGWLALLLQVLLRVIRGAPSSLGKLLRSLGLRHPILSAAPAVAFVQLPSKAPADDLPPLSPPPGRLTVVLDLDETLICAYESSSLPATVRTQAVEAGLHCFDMECVSSDKDAKGRQRVNHVTVFERPGLHEFLQKTSEFADLILFTAGLEGYAKPLVDRIDAHNRFCRRLYRPSTVTTEYRDHVKDLSCLSKDFRRIVLVDNNPYSFLLQPLNGIPCLTFSAGQPMDDQLMRVIFPLLKRLSLQNDVRPALHDAFHMPEWFQRNGIPQIDQAM; this is encoded by the exons ATGGCGGCGGCGACCGAGGTCTACTCGCCGACGCCGGCGGCGGAGCACCGGGGGCAGGCGGCGTGGTGGGCGGTGGTGGGGTGGCTCGCGCTCCTCCTGCAGGTCCTTCTCCGGGTCATCCGCGGCGCGCCCTCCTCCCTGGGGAAGCTCCTCAGGTCCCTCGgcctccgccaccccatcctctccgccgcccccgccgtggCCTTCGTGCAGCTCCCCTCCAAGGCCCCCGCCGACGACTTGCCGCCCCTGTccccgccgcctgggcggctcacG GTAGTGTTGGACTTGGATGAAACATTAATCTGTGCATACGAGTCATCGAGCCTTCCTGCCACCGTGCGCACCCAGGCGGTCGAAGCAGGGTTGCATTGCTTTGACATGGAGTGCGTATCATCCGACAAG GATGCCAAAGGCAGACAGAGGGTGAATCATGTAACTGTCTTTGAGCGTCCTGGTTTGCACGAGTTTTTGCAGAAAACTAGTGAATTTGCCGATCTTATACTCTTCACCGCTGGTCTGGAAG GATATGCAAAGCCTTTGGTTGACAGGATAGATGCTCACAATAGGTTCTGTCGCCGTCTCTACAGACCATCAACTGTTACTAC GGAATACAGAGACCATGTGAAGGATCTTTCTTGTTTGTCCAAAGATTTCCGTAGAATTGTACTTGTTGATAACAATCCATATAGTTTCCTACTACAGCCATTGAATGGGATACCGTGCCTTACGTTTTCAGCTGGACAGCCCATGGATGATCAG CTTATGAGAGTGATATTTCCGCTTCTCAAGCGCCTTTCTCTCCAAAATGATGTGAGACCGGCATTGCATGACGCGTTTCACATGCCAGAGTGGTTTCAAAGAAATGGGATCCCACAAATTGACCAGGCAATGTAA
- the LOC123059639 gene encoding dual specificity tyrosine-phosphorylation-regulated kinase mbk-1 isoform X1, which translates to MARGAEEAVGVVGMGFPADAGHGLALRHGVLAGRRGDESADSDDPRLPPLRLGASYYASDGAGAALASPASSSSSDAFLSTTSTPSGLLNPYGVWSPPRAPSEASEFGTAREYDTTDLFFGENWLYDDLLFHREPEISGKSGDGDGDEEDKFIVDPDVGEIGDDSSRRHERSKSNAEAYTSPPCSCCHGEMEHKNGREFARDSWSAVYGRYQIMDDLTEVLDECGADAHQFRRNVNDDATLKGGPLVDSRSGDDQEFDLSALEKELQVLSPYLSEDANAANNHRFNHDFRVNDELNIDLITDDKIVDDKEFLKDSYSVHPFPEISIPEDIYGMEDFGPADTNVQNAAHSIDEGPKTEIDLASSIFHQEYEEFELRIFHRKNRTGFEENKDFPIVVDSVVAGRYRITEYLGSAAFSRVVQAHDLRTGMDVCLKIIKNDKDFFDQSLDEIKLLKFVNKHDPADAHHILRLYDFFYYQEHLFIVTELLRANLYEFQKYNQESSDEVYFSLPRIQAIARQCLEALVYLHDLNIVHCDLKPENILMKSYSRCEVKVIDLGSSCFLTDNLSLYVQSRSYRAPEIILGLPYDQRIDIWSLGCIFAELYSGEVLFPNEAVSTILARMIGTIGPIDTQMLALGQETPKYFTEEYDLFHKNEETGQLEYLIPEKSSLRRHLRCPDSKFVDFLSCLLQINPRKRPTAREALRHRWFSHKYR; encoded by the exons ATGGCGCGCGGCGCGGAGGAGGCCGTCGGCGTCGTGGGGATGGGGTTCCCCGCCGACGCCGGCCACGGCCTCGCGCTGCGGCACGGCGTCCTCGCGGGGAGGCGCGGCGACGAATCCGCCGACTCCGACGACCCCCGCCTCCCGCCGCTGCGTCTCGGCGCCTCCTACTACGCCTCCGACGGGGCCGGGGCCGCGCTCGCCAGCCccgcctccagctcctcctccGACGCCTTCCTCAGCACGACCTCCACGCCTTCAG GGCTGCTGAATCCGTACGGGGTGTGGTCGCCGCCACGCGCGCCGTCGGAGGCGTCGGAGTTCGGCACCGCGCGCGAGTACGACaccaccgacctcttcttcggcgagaACTGGCTCTACGACGACCTCCTGTTCCACCGCGAGCCGGAGATCAGCGGTAagagcggcgacggcgacggcgacgaggaggacaagTTCATTGTTGACCCCGACGTCGGCGAGATTGGCGACGACAGCAGCCGACGCCACGAGCGCAGCAAGAGCAATGCAGAGGCGTATACGTCACCGCCCTGCAGTTGTTGCCACGGCGAAATGGAGCACAAGAATGGTCGGGAGTTTGCGAGGGATTCTTGGTCTGCTGTGTACGGGAGGTATCAGATCATGGACGACCTGACGGAGGTGCTTGATGAGTGCGGTGCAGACGCGCACCAGTTCAGGCGCAATGTGAATGACGATGCCACACTCAAGGGCGGTCCGTTAGTGGATTCCAGGAGTGGAGATGACCAGGAGTTTGATCTCAGTGCGCTGGAGAAGGAGCTTCAGGTGCTCAGTCCGTACTTGTCTGAAGACGCAAATGCTGCTAACA ACCATAGGTTTAACCATGACTTCAGAGTAAACGATGAACTAAATATTGACCTTATAACAGATGACAAAATTGTCGATGACAAGGAATTTCTAAAGGATAGTTACAGCGTGCACCCTTTTCCTGAGATTAGTATTCCTGAAGATATTTATGGGATGGAGGACTTCGGGCCAGCGGATACAAATGTTCAAAATGCTGCTCATAGTATCGATGAAGGTCCGAAAACGGAGATTGATCTTGCAAGCTCTATTTTTCATCAAGAATATGAGGAATTTGAGTTGAGGATTTTCCACCGGAAGAACAG GACTGGCTTTGAGGAAAACAAAGATTTTCCTATTGTGGTAGATTCAGTTGTTGCCGGAAGATATCGCATCACTGAATATCTTGGTTCCGCTGCATTCAGCAGGGTCGTACAGGCACATGATCTTCGCACAGGAATGGATGTCTGCCTTAAAATAATTAAAAATGACAAGGATTTCTTTGATCAGAGTTTGGATGAGATAAAGCTCCTTAAGTTTGTAAATAAACATGATCCGGCAGATGCACATCATATATTGCGCCTATATGATTTTTTCTACTATCAG GAACATCTTTTCATTGTAACCGAATTGCTACGGGCAAATCTATATGAGTTTCAGAAGTATAACCAGGAGTCCAGTGATGAGGTCTACTTTTCATTGCCCAGAATACAG GCTATAGCTCGACAGTGCTTAGAAGCTTTGGTGtatttgcatgatttaaatatagTTCACTGTGACCTGAAACCAGAGAACATCCTTATGAAGAGCTACAGCAGATGTGAAGTCAAGGTTATTGATCTTGGAAGCAGTTGCTTCTTGACAGATAACTTAAGCCTATACGTCCAGTCACGTTCTTACCGTGCTCCTGAGATTATTTTGGGTCTTCCATATGACCAGAGGATTGACATTTGGTCTCTTGGATGTATATTCGCCGAACTGTACTCTGGTGAA GTGCTCTTTCCTAATGAAGCGGTGTCAACAATTCTTGCTCGGATGATTGGAACAATTGGCCCAATTGACACGCAGATGCTTGCGTTGGGACAGGAGACTCCGAAGTACTTTACAGAAGAGTACGACCTTTTCCACAAGAACGAG GAGACGGGTCAGCTGGAGTATTTGATACCAGAGAAATCCTCCTTGCGGCGCCACTTGCGATGCCCCGACTCCAAGTTTGTTGATTTCCTGTCCTGCCTGCTGCAAATCAACCCCAGAAAGAGACCAACAGCCAGGGAAGCGTTGCGGCATCGATGGTTTTCACACAAGTATCGTTGA
- the LOC123059639 gene encoding DYRK-family kinase pom1 isoform X2, with amino-acid sequence MARGAEEAVGVVGMGFPADAGHGLALRHGVLAGRRGDESADSDDPRLPPLRLGASYYASDGAGAALASPASSSSSDAFLSTTSTPSGLLNPYGVWSPPRAPSEASEFGTAREYDTTDLFFGENWLYDDLLFHREPEISGKSGDGDGDEEDKFIVDPDVGEIGDDSSRRHERSKSNAEAYTSPPCSCCHGEMEHKNGREFARDSWSAVYGRYQIMDDLTEVLDECGADAHQFRRNVNDDATLKGGPLVDSRSGDDQEFDLSALEKELQVLSPYLSEDANAANNDKIVDDKEFLKDSYSVHPFPEISIPEDIYGMEDFGPADTNVQNAAHSIDEGPKTEIDLASSIFHQEYEEFELRIFHRKNRTGFEENKDFPIVVDSVVAGRYRITEYLGSAAFSRVVQAHDLRTGMDVCLKIIKNDKDFFDQSLDEIKLLKFVNKHDPADAHHILRLYDFFYYQEHLFIVTELLRANLYEFQKYNQESSDEVYFSLPRIQAIARQCLEALVYLHDLNIVHCDLKPENILMKSYSRCEVKVIDLGSSCFLTDNLSLYVQSRSYRAPEIILGLPYDQRIDIWSLGCIFAELYSGEVLFPNEAVSTILARMIGTIGPIDTQMLALGQETPKYFTEEYDLFHKNEETGQLEYLIPEKSSLRRHLRCPDSKFVDFLSCLLQINPRKRPTAREALRHRWFSHKYR; translated from the exons ATGGCGCGCGGCGCGGAGGAGGCCGTCGGCGTCGTGGGGATGGGGTTCCCCGCCGACGCCGGCCACGGCCTCGCGCTGCGGCACGGCGTCCTCGCGGGGAGGCGCGGCGACGAATCCGCCGACTCCGACGACCCCCGCCTCCCGCCGCTGCGTCTCGGCGCCTCCTACTACGCCTCCGACGGGGCCGGGGCCGCGCTCGCCAGCCccgcctccagctcctcctccGACGCCTTCCTCAGCACGACCTCCACGCCTTCAG GGCTGCTGAATCCGTACGGGGTGTGGTCGCCGCCACGCGCGCCGTCGGAGGCGTCGGAGTTCGGCACCGCGCGCGAGTACGACaccaccgacctcttcttcggcgagaACTGGCTCTACGACGACCTCCTGTTCCACCGCGAGCCGGAGATCAGCGGTAagagcggcgacggcgacggcgacgaggaggacaagTTCATTGTTGACCCCGACGTCGGCGAGATTGGCGACGACAGCAGCCGACGCCACGAGCGCAGCAAGAGCAATGCAGAGGCGTATACGTCACCGCCCTGCAGTTGTTGCCACGGCGAAATGGAGCACAAGAATGGTCGGGAGTTTGCGAGGGATTCTTGGTCTGCTGTGTACGGGAGGTATCAGATCATGGACGACCTGACGGAGGTGCTTGATGAGTGCGGTGCAGACGCGCACCAGTTCAGGCGCAATGTGAATGACGATGCCACACTCAAGGGCGGTCCGTTAGTGGATTCCAGGAGTGGAGATGACCAGGAGTTTGATCTCAGTGCGCTGGAGAAGGAGCTTCAGGTGCTCAGTCCGTACTTGTCTGAAGACGCAAATGCTGCTAACA ATGACAAAATTGTCGATGACAAGGAATTTCTAAAGGATAGTTACAGCGTGCACCCTTTTCCTGAGATTAGTATTCCTGAAGATATTTATGGGATGGAGGACTTCGGGCCAGCGGATACAAATGTTCAAAATGCTGCTCATAGTATCGATGAAGGTCCGAAAACGGAGATTGATCTTGCAAGCTCTATTTTTCATCAAGAATATGAGGAATTTGAGTTGAGGATTTTCCACCGGAAGAACAG GACTGGCTTTGAGGAAAACAAAGATTTTCCTATTGTGGTAGATTCAGTTGTTGCCGGAAGATATCGCATCACTGAATATCTTGGTTCCGCTGCATTCAGCAGGGTCGTACAGGCACATGATCTTCGCACAGGAATGGATGTCTGCCTTAAAATAATTAAAAATGACAAGGATTTCTTTGATCAGAGTTTGGATGAGATAAAGCTCCTTAAGTTTGTAAATAAACATGATCCGGCAGATGCACATCATATATTGCGCCTATATGATTTTTTCTACTATCAG GAACATCTTTTCATTGTAACCGAATTGCTACGGGCAAATCTATATGAGTTTCAGAAGTATAACCAGGAGTCCAGTGATGAGGTCTACTTTTCATTGCCCAGAATACAG GCTATAGCTCGACAGTGCTTAGAAGCTTTGGTGtatttgcatgatttaaatatagTTCACTGTGACCTGAAACCAGAGAACATCCTTATGAAGAGCTACAGCAGATGTGAAGTCAAGGTTATTGATCTTGGAAGCAGTTGCTTCTTGACAGATAACTTAAGCCTATACGTCCAGTCACGTTCTTACCGTGCTCCTGAGATTATTTTGGGTCTTCCATATGACCAGAGGATTGACATTTGGTCTCTTGGATGTATATTCGCCGAACTGTACTCTGGTGAA GTGCTCTTTCCTAATGAAGCGGTGTCAACAATTCTTGCTCGGATGATTGGAACAATTGGCCCAATTGACACGCAGATGCTTGCGTTGGGACAGGAGACTCCGAAGTACTTTACAGAAGAGTACGACCTTTTCCACAAGAACGAG GAGACGGGTCAGCTGGAGTATTTGATACCAGAGAAATCCTCCTTGCGGCGCCACTTGCGATGCCCCGACTCCAAGTTTGTTGATTTCCTGTCCTGCCTGCTGCAAATCAACCCCAGAAAGAGACCAACAGCCAGGGAAGCGTTGCGGCATCGATGGTTTTCACACAAGTATCGTTGA
- the LOC100192187 gene encoding calcium-dependent protein kinase 16, producing the protein MGNCCRSPAAAAREDVSSSHFPASAGKRKPHQARNGGGGGAGGGGGGGGAGAGGEKKRLSVLGEEGRDVSGGIDGKYALDRELGRGEFGVTYLCMDRGSKELLACKSISKRKLRTPVDVEDVRREVAIMRHLPRSASIVTLREACEDDGAVHLVMELCEGGELFDRIVARGHYTERAAAAVTRTIVEVVQLCHHHGVIHRDLKPENFLFANKKENSPLKAIDFGLSIFFKPGEKFSEIVGSPYYMAPEVLKRNYGPEIDIWSAGVILYILLCGVPPFWAETEQGVAQAILRGNIDFKREPWPHVSDNAKDLVRQMLQPDPKIRLTAKQVLEHTWLQNAKKAPNVPLGDIVKSRLKQFSRMNRFKRRALRVIADHLSAEEVEDIKEMFKVMDTDNDGIVSYEELKSGIAKFGSHLAESEVQMLIEAVDTNGRGALDYGEFLAVSLHLQRMANDEHLRRAFLFFDKDGDGFIEPEELQEALAEDGAVDITEVVKDILQEVDTDKDGKISFEEFVAMMKTGTDWRKASRHYSRGRFNSLSIRLIKDGSVKMGNE; encoded by the exons ATGGGCAACTGCTGCCGCTCCCCGGcggccgcggcgcgggaggacgtCTCGTCGTCGCACTTCCCCGCCTCCGCCGGGAAGAGGAAGCCCCACCAggcgcgcaacggcggcggcggcggcgcggggggaggcgggggcgggggcggcgccggcgccggcggggagaAGAAGCGGCTGTCGGTGCTCGGCGAGGAGGGCCGCGACGTGAGCGGCGGGATCGACGGCAAGTACGCGCTGGACCGGGAGCTGGGGCGCGGCGAGTTCGGGGTCACGTACCTGTGCATGGACCGGGGATCCAAGGAGCTGCTCGCCTGCAAGTCCATCTCCAAGCGCAAGCTGCGCACGCCCGTCGACGTGGAGGACGTGCGCCGGGAGGTGGCCATCATGCGCCACCTGCCCCGCAGCGCCAGCATCGTCACGCTGCGGGAGGCCTGCGAGGACGACGGCGCCGTGCACCTCGTCATGGAGCTCTGCGAGGGCGGGGAGCTCTTCGACCGCATCGTCGCGCGGGGCCACTACAcggagcgcgccgccgccgccgtcacgcgcACCATCGTCGAGGTCGTGCAGCTCTGCCACCACCACGGCGTCATCCACCGCGACCTCAAGCCAGAGAACTTCCTCTTCGCCAACAAGAAGGAGAACTCCCCGCTCAAGGCCATCGACTTCGGCCTCTCCATCTTCTTCAAGCCCG GTGAGAAGTTCTCTGAAATTGTGGGAAGTCCCTACTATATGGCTCCTGAAGTGCTGAAGAGAAACTATGGACCTGAAATAGACATTTGGAGTGCTGGCGTTATCTTGTATATATTGTTATGTGGTGTTCCTCCATTTTGGGCTG AGACTGAACAAGGAGTGGCACAAGCTATCCTTCGGGGAAATATAGATTTTAAGAGAGAACCCTGGCCCCATGTTTCTGATAATGCTAAAGATCTAGTtcggcagatgcttcagcctgaccCGAAAATCAGGCTAACGGCAAAGCAAGTTCTTG AGCATACATGGCTTCAAAATGCCAAGAAAGCTCCAAATGTTCCTCTTGGAGACATTGTAAAGTCAAGGCTGAAGCAGTTTTCAAGGATGAACAGATTCAAAAGAAGAGCTTTAAGG GTCATTGCTGACCACTTGTCGGCTGAAGAAGTTGAGGACATAAAGGAGATGTTCAAAGTGATGGATACTGATAATGACGGTATAGTCTCATATGAAGAGTTGAAGAGCGGGATCGCAAAATTTGGTTCTCACCTTGCAGAATCTGAAGTGCAAATGTTAATAGAAGCT GTGGATACAAATGGTAGAGGAGCACTAGATTATGGTGAATTTTTGGCTGTCTCACTTCATCTACAAAGGATGGCAAATGATGAGCACCTTCGGCGGGCCTTCCTGTTTTTCGACAAGGATGGCGATGGTTTTATTGAGCCTGAGGAGCTTCAGGAGGCCCTGGCGGAGGATGGGGCGGTAGATATCACGGAAGTGGTGAAGGACATATTGCAAGAAGTTGACACCGACAAG GATGGCAAAATTAGCTTTGAAGAGTTTGTAGCAATGATGAAAACCGGCACGGACTGGCGAAAGGCTTCGCGGCATTATTCGAGAGGACGTTTCAATAGCCTAAGCATAAGGCTTATCAAGGATGGATCTGTAAAGATGGGAAATGAGTGA